The following are encoded together in the Actinomycetota bacterium genome:
- a CDS encoding FG-GAP repeat protein, with product MAKRKPSRCRVPLVLSLALALIILTTLPAPGATVQKDVADGDEDVYIYGGDPGEVLMFADTATGDVNDDGLPDLVIGHDQGGDDFPYFYTGKVYVYYGRSTLDPEVDLGTEADVVINGYYGSFLGNSVACGDLNGDGIDDILMGAIWDSPGGGLFAGAVAVVFGRADLEDESPWDFNAKPPDLYLSSANGGEMCGMSVIAGDIDGDGFDDALFGAHLGNGGMHHYDAASGAGWSAQGRANQDFIHDLSMIDATHGWAVGKYISAYDTIYRYDGNSWQADTLFHQFKVDLHGVAAYDTSHAWAVGEGGTIIFNGNYSNSKGWTAQASGTTADLRDAAAVSASDVWAVGDGGTILHHDGSSWSAQSSGTTADLHGIAAVSASDVWAVGDGGTILHYDGSSWSPVDPSPTAHDLRAVSAASASCVWAVGDGGTILKYDGSGWSAQSGGTTTDLRGVAAGSATAAWAVGEGGTILKTIDGGANWSQELVLFSQDQNAVDAVDANRAWTCGEAATGRAYIVWGRDTWPAWDYNNPIKPNKVINGITPLDSAGYPVSLGDLNGDTKLDMVIGAFDADGPDDARDGCGEAYVVYGRNKGAYPYFIDLASNSDCTIYGASPMDGLPTSMCQPLKKINDDRFDDLLFGVMWADGPGESRGGCGEVVVVYGGDLTHVVDLASTPADITIYGPDYNAGAGYSVDALYFNADPVRDIAVGSTGFGKGTGRQSCGAAWLVNGVSPWPSQVDLAGGAGMIIYGAETGDVFGACLASANLDGDATGHEDLVVSASMGDGPGNARPACGEHFVFLGYDIVPPTCAITNVADGSVLAGTVGVEVSAYDHHGIDRVEFWVNGVKRAEDTTAPYRWDWDTRQDTDAPGYSLEARAYDVNGNNASDSRTVSVNNTVPPLSRIWYLAEGTTAWGFETWVLVQNPNPFQVTANVTFMKPGGATQSLSVPVDGNSRFTINVNALVPESDVSTRVEATAPVICERAMYWNNRAGGHDTIGVAAPSPTWFLAEGTTAWGFETWLSIQNPNPTATDVIITFMKPGGITQTVTLPVAGYARQTVSVNALVQESDVSTRVEAKAPVICERAMYRYGRDLGHVTIGTPSASRDWYLAEGTTAWGFEEYITVQNPNPQPAVVNVEFMLPDGTVRPFGLVVPGNARQTIGVDSLPGLGNSDLSAHLSSNVPIICERPMYWSGATSRGGHDTIGTPMPSTRWYLAEGTTAWGFEEYIMVQNPNAAGAVVSFTFMKPKGETVFLSVPVAARSRFTLKANDVVPSSDISTSVLSSLPVICERVMYWRNRDGGHVSIGVRGE from the coding sequence ATGGCGAAAAGGAAGCCGTCAAGATGCCGCGTGCCGCTCGTCCTGTCCCTTGCCCTTGCCTTGATCATCCTTACCACCCTGCCCGCCCCGGGAGCAACCGTGCAGAAGGACGTCGCGGACGGGGACGAGGACGTCTACATTTACGGGGGCGATCCCGGCGAGGTCCTCATGTTCGCGGACACCGCCACCGGCGACGTCAACGACGACGGTTTGCCTGACCTCGTCATCGGCCACGACCAGGGCGGCGACGACTTCCCATATTTTTACACGGGCAAGGTCTACGTCTATTACGGGCGCTCCACCCTGGACCCGGAGGTGGACCTGGGAACGGAAGCCGACGTCGTCATCAACGGGTACTACGGCAGCTTCCTGGGCAACTCCGTGGCCTGCGGCGACCTCAACGGCGACGGCATCGACGACATCCTCATGGGGGCCATCTGGGACAGCCCCGGGGGAGGCCTGTTCGCGGGCGCGGTGGCGGTGGTCTTCGGACGCGCGGACCTCGAGGACGAATCCCCCTGGGACTTCAACGCCAAGCCCCCCGACCTCTACCTCTCGAGCGCCAACGGCGGCGAGATGTGCGGCATGAGCGTCATCGCCGGGGACATCGACGGCGACGGCTTCGACGACGCCCTCTTCGGCGCCCACCTGGGAAACGGCGGCATGCATCACTACGACGCGGCATCCGGCGCGGGGTGGTCGGCGCAGGGGCGGGCCAACCAGGATTTCATCCACGACCTCTCCATGATCGACGCCACCCACGGCTGGGCGGTGGGCAAGTACATCAGCGCATACGACACCATCTACCGCTACGATGGCAATTCCTGGCAGGCGGACACCCTCTTCCACCAGTTCAAGGTGGATCTCCACGGGGTGGCCGCCTACGACACCTCCCACGCCTGGGCGGTTGGGGAAGGCGGCACCATCATCTTCAACGGGAACTACAGCAACAGCAAGGGCTGGACGGCCCAGGCGAGCGGCACCACCGCCGACCTGCGCGACGCGGCCGCGGTGAGCGCGAGCGACGTGTGGGCGGTGGGCGACGGGGGGACCATCCTCCATCACGACGGGAGCTCTTGGTCCGCCCAGTCCAGCGGCACCACCGCCGACCTGCACGGCATCGCCGCCGTCAGCGCGAGCGACGTGTGGGCGGTGGGCGACGGGGGGACCATCCTCCATTACGACGGGAGCTCGTGGTCCCCGGTGGACCCCAGCCCCACCGCGCATGACCTGCGCGCGGTGAGCGCGGCGTCCGCCTCGTGCGTGTGGGCGGTGGGCGACGGGGGGACCATCCTCAAGTATGACGGGAGCGGCTGGTCCGCACAGTCCGGCGGCACCACCACCGACCTGCGCGGGGTGGCCGCCGGTAGCGCCACCGCCGCCTGGGCCGTGGGAGAGGGCGGCACCATCCTCAAGACCATAGACGGCGGGGCGAACTGGTCACAGGAGCTTGTCCTCTTCTCGCAGGACCAGAACGCGGTGGACGCCGTCGACGCGAACCGCGCCTGGACCTGCGGGGAAGCGGCCACCGGCCGCGCCTACATCGTGTGGGGCCGTGACACCTGGCCCGCCTGGGATTACAACAACCCCATCAAGCCCAACAAGGTCATCAACGGCATAACACCCCTGGACTCGGCCGGCTACCCGGTGAGCCTGGGCGATCTCAACGGCGACACCAAGCTGGACATGGTCATCGGGGCCTTCGACGCGGACGGGCCCGACGACGCCCGCGACGGTTGCGGGGAAGCCTACGTCGTCTACGGCCGCAACAAGGGCGCCTACCCCTACTTCATCGACCTCGCCTCCAACAGCGACTGCACCATCTACGGGGCGAGCCCCATGGACGGCCTCCCCACCTCCATGTGCCAGCCCCTGAAGAAGATAAACGACGACCGCTTCGACGACCTGCTTTTCGGCGTCATGTGGGCGGACGGCCCGGGGGAGAGCCGCGGCGGCTGCGGGGAGGTGGTGGTCGTCTACGGCGGCGACCTCACCCACGTGGTGGACCTCGCCTCCACCCCGGCGGACATCACCATCTACGGGCCGGACTACAACGCCGGCGCGGGCTACAGCGTGGACGCCCTGTACTTCAACGCGGACCCGGTGCGGGACATTGCGGTGGGCAGCACCGGCTTCGGCAAGGGGACGGGCAGGCAGAGTTGCGGGGCGGCCTGGCTGGTCAACGGGGTTTCCCCGTGGCCTTCCCAGGTGGACCTGGCCGGCGGGGCGGGGATGATCATCTACGGGGCGGAGACCGGGGACGTCTTCGGGGCCTGCCTCGCCTCCGCCAACCTGGACGGCGACGCCACGGGCCACGAGGACCTGGTGGTGAGCGCATCCATGGGCGACGGTCCGGGCAACGCCCGCCCGGCCTGCGGCGAGCACTTCGTCTTCCTCGGGTACGACATCGTCCCCCCCACCTGCGCCATCACCAACGTCGCGGACGGCTCCGTCCTGGCCGGAACGGTGGGGGTTGAGGTGAGCGCCTACGACCACCACGGCATCGACCGCGTGGAGTTCTGGGTGAACGGGGTGAAGCGCGCCGAGGACACGACGGCGCCCTACCGGTGGGACTGGGACACGCGGCAGGACACCGACGCCCCGGGTTACTCCCTGGAGGCGCGCGCCTACGACGTAAACGGCAACAACGCCTCCGACTCGCGCACGGTGAGCGTCAACAACACCGTACCGCCACTTTCCAGGATATGGTACCTGGCGGAGGGCACCACCGCCTGGGGGTTCGAGACCTGGGTGCTCGTCCAGAATCCCAATCCCTTCCAGGTAACCGCGAACGTCACCTTCATGAAGCCGGGGGGCGCCACGCAATCCCTCTCCGTGCCCGTCGACGGCAACTCACGCTTCACCATCAACGTCAACGCCCTGGTGCCGGAGAGCGACGTCTCCACCAGGGTGGAGGCCACGGCGCCGGTGATATGCGAGCGCGCCATGTACTGGAACAACCGCGCCGGGGGACACGACACCATCGGCGTCGCCGCCCCCTCTCCCACCTGGTTCCTGGCGGAGGGGACCACCGCCTGGGGGTTCGAGACCTGGCTCTCCATCCAGAACCCCAACCCCACCGCGACCGACGTTATCATCACCTTCATGAAGCCGGGGGGCATCACCCAGACCGTCACCCTGCCCGTCGCCGGGTACGCGCGCCAGACGGTCTCCGTCAACGCCCTGGTGCAGGAGAGCGACGTCTCCACCAGGGTGGAGGCGAAGGCGCCGGTGATCTGCGAGCGCGCCATGTACCGCTACGGACGGGACCTGGGACACGTGACCATCGGGACTCCCTCCGCAAGCCGGGACTGGTACCTGGCGGAGGGGACCACCGCCTGGGGGTTCGAGGAGTACATCACGGTGCAGAACCCGAATCCCCAGCCGGCGGTGGTCAACGTGGAGTTCATGCTCCCCGACGGGACGGTAAGGCCCTTCGGCCTGGTGGTGCCCGGGAATGCGCGCCAGACCATCGGCGTTGACTCGCTGCCGGGCCTGGGGAACAGCGACCTCTCCGCCCACCTCTCCTCCAACGTCCCCATCATCTGCGAGCGGCCCATGTACTGGAGCGGGGCCACCTCGCGGGGAGGCCACGACACCATCGGCACCCCCATGCCCTCCACCCGCTGGTACCTGGCGGAGGGAACAACCGCCTGGGGGTTCGAGGAGTACATCATGGTGCAGAACCCCAACGCCGCCGGGGCGGTTGTCTCCTTCACCTTCATGAAACCCAAGGGCGAGACCGTCTTCCTCTCCGTGCCGGTGGCGGCCAGGTCGCGCTTCACCCTGAAGGCGAACGACGTGGTGCCGTCCAGCGATATCTCCACTTCCGTGCTCTCCTCGCTGCCGGTGATATGCGAGCGGGTGATGTACTGGAGGAACCGTGACGGCGGGCACGTGAGCATCGGGGTGCGCGGGGAGTAG
- a CDS encoding polysaccharide biosynthesis tyrosine autokinase encodes MELRDYLNVLVNRRWIILGAVAVIVAVTLILTFLQSPVYESRVRILSEVSSASESVLGSFFTSALFDPDRYIQTQTEIIKTETMAQAVESHLKLLYEQRAREREAGEEAYIPEEVPSFQELASMVSVEQVQRTNIFDILVHTGSPLLARDVAQAYAEEYIASRQLAAIRQISEARKEVWNRINEVEEQIREVAERAKQYTAGNMPAELQAEAQRVVSLWASLYEKYMTLRIAESLEQRGLEIIQPARAGTRTGPRPLRNGILALFLGLILGVGLAFLVEYLDDTLHTREDFEQHYGVPIIGEIPFIPAEELPAHHIIYSERPRHPAVEGYRTLRTNLQFLGLQGKCHVILFTSAEPEEGKSTVMVNLGAALAELGKRVILVEADLRKPVLDKYFQVNGERGLSNVLAGGMPLAEAVQETGNRNLMVLPAGIKPPNPGELVASEALKAVFAGLREVADFLLVDSPPALVASDAMTLASVVDGVILVARYGSSTRDSARRATELLRRVEARILGLVINNIAPATRYGYYHYYYYNPPK; translated from the coding sequence ATGGAGCTCAGGGACTACCTGAACGTACTCGTCAACCGCAGGTGGATAATCCTGGGTGCGGTGGCGGTCATCGTGGCCGTGACCCTCATCCTCACCTTCCTGCAGTCCCCGGTGTACGAGTCGCGGGTGCGCATCCTGAGCGAGGTGAGCTCGGCGAGCGAGTCGGTGCTCGGGAGTTTCTTCACCTCCGCCCTCTTCGACCCCGACCGCTACATACAGACGCAGACGGAGATCATCAAGACGGAGACCATGGCCCAGGCGGTGGAATCCCACCTGAAGCTCCTCTACGAGCAGCGCGCCCGCGAGCGGGAGGCCGGCGAGGAGGCGTACATCCCGGAGGAGGTGCCTTCCTTCCAGGAACTGGCATCCATGGTCAGCGTGGAGCAGGTGCAGCGCACCAACATCTTCGACATCCTCGTGCACACCGGCAGCCCCCTGCTGGCGCGGGACGTCGCCCAGGCCTACGCCGAGGAATACATCGCCAGCCGCCAGCTCGCCGCCATCCGCCAGATCAGCGAGGCGCGCAAGGAGGTCTGGAACCGCATCAACGAGGTGGAGGAACAGATCCGCGAGGTGGCGGAGAGGGCCAAGCAGTACACGGCGGGGAACATGCCCGCCGAGCTCCAGGCGGAGGCGCAGCGCGTGGTGAGCCTGTGGGCCTCCCTCTACGAGAAGTACATGACCCTGCGCATCGCCGAGTCGCTGGAGCAGCGGGGGCTGGAGATAATCCAGCCAGCCCGCGCGGGCACCAGGACCGGCCCCCGCCCGCTGCGTAACGGCATCCTCGCCCTCTTCCTGGGCCTCATCCTGGGGGTGGGCCTGGCCTTCCTGGTGGAGTACCTCGACGACACCCTGCACACCCGGGAGGACTTCGAGCAGCACTACGGGGTGCCCATCATAGGCGAGATACCCTTCATCCCAGCCGAGGAGCTCCCCGCGCACCACATCATCTACAGCGAACGCCCCCGCCACCCCGCGGTGGAGGGGTACCGCACCCTGCGCACCAACCTGCAGTTCCTCGGCCTGCAGGGGAAGTGCCACGTCATCCTCTTCACCTCGGCCGAGCCGGAGGAGGGCAAGTCCACGGTGATGGTTAACCTGGGGGCGGCGCTGGCGGAGCTGGGGAAGCGGGTCATCCTGGTGGAGGCCGACCTGAGGAAGCCCGTGCTTGACAAGTATTTCCAGGTAAACGGGGAGCGCGGCCTGAGCAACGTGCTCGCCGGCGGCATGCCCCTGGCGGAGGCGGTGCAGGAGACCGGAAACCGCAACCTCATGGTCCTCCCCGCGGGGATCAAGCCGCCCAACCCCGGGGAGCTGGTGGCCTCCGAGGCCCTGAAGGCGGTCTTCGCCGGCCTGAGGGAGGTCGCGGACTTCCTGCTGGTGGACTCCCCTCCCGCCCTGGTGGCCTCGGACGCCATGACCCTGGCTTCCGTGGTGGACGGGGTGATCCTGGTGGCGCGCTACGGCAGCTCCACCCGCGACAGCGCCCGCCGCGCCACGGAGCTGCTGCGCCGCGTGGAGGCGCGTATCCTGGGCCTGGTCATCAACAACATCGCCCCCGCCACCCGCTACGGGTACTACCACTATTACTATTACAACCCGCCGAAATAA
- a CDS encoding radical SAM protein — protein sequence MKGLETLGDMDAEFIDRIFRAHVPYSGSLELTHRCNLACRHCYQFPARDGELDGGAWKDILRQLAQCGCLFLSFTGGEPLLRDDLLALVAHAAELDFVVTLQTNATLMTREHVRFLADIPNFRADVSLYGDNPATHDAFTGVGGSFASTRRALEMMLEEGIPVLLKVTVGDFNFHELEGIAALADAMGVKAVFSALIFPRNDRDTAPAALRLDDSRLEDFFRFETAYMLDRLGEMLGTEREALTYEDLAAYASRCVLNPDEASGGRRRYCGGASTVFAVNPYGDVYPCVAFPLVVGNLREDDFTSLWKNSPLLDKLRGGEGMLPPPCGGCKLLQVCSPCMALHYLEEWEGSHVEGERCRHTRALMRAIEALRSG from the coding sequence ATGAAAGGTTTGGAAACCCTGGGCGACATGGACGCCGAGTTTATCGACAGGATCTTCCGGGCGCACGTGCCCTACTCGGGGAGCCTGGAGCTCACCCACCGCTGCAACCTCGCCTGCCGCCACTGCTACCAGTTCCCAGCGCGCGACGGCGAGCTTGACGGCGGCGCCTGGAAGGACATCCTGCGTCAGCTCGCGCAATGCGGCTGCCTCTTCCTCTCCTTCACGGGAGGGGAGCCCCTGCTGCGGGACGACCTCCTCGCGCTGGTGGCGCATGCGGCCGAGCTGGACTTCGTCGTCACCCTCCAGACCAACGCCACCCTCATGACGAGGGAGCACGTGCGCTTCCTGGCGGATATCCCCAATTTTCGCGCCGACGTGAGCCTGTACGGCGACAATCCCGCGACCCACGACGCCTTCACGGGGGTCGGCGGCTCCTTCGCTTCCACCAGGAGGGCGCTGGAGATGATGCTGGAGGAGGGTATCCCCGTCCTGCTCAAGGTGACCGTCGGCGACTTCAACTTCCACGAGCTCGAGGGTATCGCCGCCCTCGCCGACGCCATGGGCGTCAAGGCGGTCTTCTCGGCCCTCATCTTTCCCCGCAACGACCGCGATACCGCCCCCGCGGCTCTGCGCCTGGACGACTCCCGCCTGGAGGACTTCTTCCGCTTCGAAACCGCGTACATGCTCGACAGGCTGGGGGAGATGCTGGGCACGGAGAGGGAAGCGCTCACCTACGAGGACCTCGCCGCTTACGCGTCCCGCTGCGTGCTCAACCCCGACGAGGCCAGCGGCGGCAGGCGCAGGTACTGCGGGGGCGCGAGCACCGTGTTCGCCGTGAACCCCTACGGTGATGTATATCCTTGTGTCGCTTTCCCCCTTGTGGTAGGTAATCTGCGGGAGGATGATTTCACCTCCCTGTGGAAGAATTCCCCGTTACTTGACAAGTTGCGCGGGGGCGAGGGGATGTTGCCGCCGCCCTGCGGGGGATGTAAACTGCTCCAGGTCTGCTCGCCCTGCATGGCCCTCCACTACCTGGAGGAATGGGAGGGTTCCCACGTGGAAGGCGAGAGATGCCGGCATACGCGGGCACTCATGAGAGCGATAGAGGCATTGCGAAGTGGATGA